The following are encoded together in the Pectobacterium wasabiae CFBP 3304 genome:
- the loiP gene encoding metalloprotease LoiP, translating to MAIRSSVLALCVATLLTGCQNLNTSTLMQSGAQAFQAATLSDADVKTLSDQSCVQMDKEAKVAPADSKYTQRLNKIADALGHDINGTPANYKVYLTKDVNAWAMANGCIRVYSGLMDMMNDNEVEGVLGHEMGHVALGHTRKAMQVAYAATAARTAVASAGGVAASLSQSQLADLGEELVNSQFSQSQESQADDYSFDLLKKRGIKREGLATSFEKLAKLDAGHESSMFDSHPSSEGRAKHIRERIATEK from the coding sequence ATGGCAATTCGTTCCTCTGTGCTGGCTCTGTGTGTCGCAACCTTGCTGACCGGCTGCCAGAACTTAAACACCAGTACCTTAATGCAATCCGGCGCGCAGGCTTTCCAGGCGGCAACGCTCAGCGATGCTGATGTTAAAACACTCAGCGATCAGTCCTGTGTGCAAATGGATAAAGAGGCAAAAGTTGCCCCGGCTGACAGCAAATATACGCAGCGTCTGAATAAAATTGCAGATGCACTGGGACACGATATCAACGGTACGCCAGCGAATTACAAGGTGTATTTGACAAAAGATGTTAACGCTTGGGCAATGGCTAATGGCTGTATTCGTGTATACAGCGGCCTGATGGACATGATGAATGATAATGAAGTAGAAGGTGTACTCGGCCACGAAATGGGCCACGTTGCACTGGGACACACCCGCAAAGCAATGCAGGTGGCCTATGCTGCGACTGCCGCACGTACCGCCGTTGCTTCTGCTGGCGGCGTGGCAGCATCATTATCGCAATCACAGCTAGCCGATTTGGGCGAAGAACTGGTTAATTCCCAATTCTCTCAATCTCAGGAAAGTCAGGCTGATGACTATTCCTTTGATCTGCTGAAGAAACGCGGCATCAAACGAGAAGGCCTGGCAACCAGCTTTGAGAAACTCGCTAAACTGGATGCCGGTCATGAGAGCAGTATGTTTGATTCCCATCCTTCATCTGAAGGGCGCGCCAAACACATCCGTGAACGCATCGCTACCGAGAAGTAA
- a CDS encoding helix-turn-helix transcriptional regulator, which produces MLSIKPVNRFTLQQGKKKCIFIIDGSSEGFEEYHESIRTHFYNMASSFIIINNSPNHPPVCIDEKTVLISKSAHINSFYKLLDVVHYHDRRLFSPVRLSKSEYAVFQYWSAGYSAETIADLIGLNKKSVLNSKSRLLNKYGVQDKNSLLLIAKIIFKDSVIAEFDSLPKPATDINISHSLI; this is translated from the coding sequence ATGCTCTCGATAAAACCGGTCAATAGGTTTACGCTGCAGCAAGGAAAGAAAAAGTGTATTTTCATCATTGACGGTAGTAGCGAAGGCTTTGAGGAATACCATGAGTCGATAAGAACCCACTTTTATAATATGGCGTCATCGTTCATTATCATCAATAATTCCCCCAATCACCCCCCCGTGTGCATTGACGAAAAAACGGTCCTTATTTCAAAATCGGCACACATTAATTCTTTTTATAAATTGCTCGATGTCGTCCATTATCACGATCGCCGTCTATTCAGCCCCGTCAGGCTATCGAAATCTGAATATGCGGTATTTCAGTATTGGAGTGCGGGTTACTCAGCAGAAACGATTGCCGATCTTATCGGGTTAAATAAGAAATCAGTACTGAACAGCAAATCAAGATTACTGAATAAATATGGCGTTCAGGATAAAAACTCCCTACTGCTTATTGCTAAAATTATCTTCAAAGACAGCGTCATTGCAGAATTTGATTCCCTTCCCAAACCAGCAACCGATATCAATATAAGTCATTCGCTTATCTGA
- the tkt gene encoding transketolase, with protein sequence MSSRKELANAIRALSMDGVQKAKSGHPGAPMGMADIAEVLWRDYLNHNPANPNWANRDRFVLSNGHASMLIYSLLHLSGYDLPIEELKNFRQMHSKTPGHPEYGYTAGVETTTGPLGQGIANAVGMAIAERTLAAQFNRPGHEIVNHQTYTFLGDGCMMEGISHEVCSLAGTMKLGKLTAFYDDNGISIDGHVEGWFTDDTAARFEAYGWHVVRGVDGHDADAIKRAIGEAQLVTDKPSLLMCKTVIGFGSPNKAGTHDSHGAPLGDAEVAASREQLGWAHAPFEIPADIYAAWDAKPAGQRKEAAWDEAFAAYSSAYPELAAEFKRRSGGELPANWQADAQKFIEDLQANPAKIASRKASQNALEAYGKLLPEFLGGSADLAPSNLTIWSGSVSLDKDHAGNYIHYGVREFGMTAIANGISLHGGFVPYTATFLMFVEYARNAVRMAALMKIRSIYVYTHDSIGLGEDGPTHQPVEQLASLRVTPNMSNWRPADQVETAVAWKYAIERQDGPTSLILSRQNLAQQTRTAEQLANVAKGGYVLKDSGGQPELILIATGSEVELAVGAYDKLTAAGRKVRVVSMPSTDAFDKQDAAYREAVLPKAVSARVAIEAGIADYWFKYVGLNGAIVGMTSFGESAPAELLFEAFGFTVDNVVEKAQALLK encoded by the coding sequence ATGTCCTCTCGTAAAGAACTTGCCAATGCTATCCGTGCGCTGAGCATGGATGGGGTGCAGAAAGCCAAATCCGGTCACCCGGGCGCACCGATGGGCATGGCCGATATCGCCGAAGTACTGTGGCGCGACTATCTTAACCATAATCCGGCCAACCCTAACTGGGCTAACCGTGACCGCTTCGTGCTGTCTAACGGCCACGCGTCCATGCTGATTTACAGCCTGCTGCACCTTTCCGGCTACGACCTGCCGATTGAAGAACTGAAAAACTTCCGTCAGATGCACTCTAAAACGCCGGGCCACCCTGAATACGGCTACACCGCTGGCGTCGAAACCACCACCGGCCCGCTGGGTCAGGGTATTGCCAACGCCGTCGGCATGGCGATTGCCGAACGCACGCTGGCGGCGCAGTTCAACCGTCCGGGCCACGAAATCGTTAATCATCAGACCTACACCTTCCTCGGTGACGGCTGCATGATGGAAGGGATTTCCCACGAAGTCTGTTCGCTGGCTGGCACCATGAAGCTTGGCAAACTGACTGCGTTTTATGATGACAACGGCATCTCCATCGACGGTCACGTTGAAGGCTGGTTTACCGACGATACTGCGGCCCGCTTTGAAGCCTACGGCTGGCACGTCGTGCGCGGCGTAGACGGTCACGATGCGGACGCTATCAAGCGCGCCATCGGCGAAGCACAGCTTGTCACCGACAAGCCGTCGCTGCTGATGTGCAAAACCGTGATTGGTTTTGGTTCACCGAACAAAGCCGGTACGCACGACTCCCACGGTGCACCGCTGGGCGATGCAGAAGTTGCTGCATCCCGCGAACAGCTAGGCTGGGCGCATGCGCCGTTTGAGATCCCTGCTGATATTTATGCTGCTTGGGATGCGAAACCGGCCGGTCAGCGTAAGGAAGCGGCCTGGGACGAGGCGTTTGCCGCCTATTCCAGCGCGTACCCGGAACTGGCTGCCGAGTTCAAACGTCGCAGCGGCGGTGAGCTGCCAGCCAACTGGCAGGCTGACGCACAGAAATTTATCGAAGACTTGCAGGCGAATCCGGCGAAAATTGCCAGCCGCAAGGCTTCGCAGAACGCACTGGAAGCCTACGGCAAACTGCTGCCGGAATTCCTGGGCGGTTCTGCCGACCTAGCGCCGAGCAACCTGACCATCTGGTCCGGTTCGGTATCGCTGGATAAAGACCACGCGGGTAACTACATCCACTACGGTGTGCGTGAATTCGGCATGACAGCGATTGCCAACGGAATTTCGCTGCATGGCGGTTTTGTGCCGTACACTGCAACCTTCCTGATGTTTGTGGAATACGCCCGTAATGCGGTGCGTATGGCCGCGCTGATGAAAATCCGCAGCATCTACGTCTACACCCACGACTCTATCGGTCTGGGCGAAGACGGCCCGACGCACCAGCCGGTTGAACAACTGGCCAGCCTGCGCGTGACGCCGAACATGAGCAACTGGCGTCCAGCGGATCAGGTGGAAACAGCGGTGGCGTGGAAATACGCTATCGAGCGTCAGGACGGCCCGACGTCACTAATCCTGTCACGTCAGAATCTGGCACAACAGACGCGTACCGCTGAACAGTTGGCGAACGTGGCGAAAGGCGGTTACGTGCTGAAAGACAGCGGCGGCCAGCCGGAGCTGATCCTGATTGCCACCGGTTCTGAAGTCGAATTGGCTGTTGGTGCGTATGACAAACTGACTGCCGCAGGCCGTAAGGTACGTGTGGTATCAATGCCGTCAACGGATGCGTTTGATAAGCAGGATGCAGCCTACCGTGAAGCGGTGCTGCCGAAAGCGGTATCAGCACGTGTGGCGATTGAAGCGGGTATTGCGGATTACTGGTTCAAGTACGTCGGCTTGAACGGCGCGATTGTCGGTATGACGAGCTTCGGCGAATCGGCTCCGGCTGAACTGCTGTTCGAAGCATTCGGCTTCACCGTCGATAATGTGGTCGAAAAAGCGCAGGCGCTGCTGAAGTAA
- the metK gene encoding methionine adenosyltransferase — protein MAKHLFTSESVSEGHPDKIADQISDAVLDAILEQDPKARVACETYVKTGMVLVGGEITTSAWVDIEEITRRTVRDIGYVNSEMGFDANSCAVLSAIGKQSPDINQGVDRRDPLEQGAGDQGLMFGYATNETDVLMPAPVTYAHRLVQRQSEVRKSGSLPWLRPDAKSQVTFLYDDGKIAGIDAVVLSTQHSEDISQKDLHEAVMEEIIKPVLPAEWLSANTKYFINPTGRFVIGGPMGDCGLTGRKIIVDTYGGAARHGGGAFSGKDPSKVDRSAAYAARYVAKNIVAAGLADRCEIQVSYAIGVAEPTSIMIETFGTEKVSTEQLTLLVREFFDLRPYGLIQMLDLLHPIYQETAAYGHFGREHFPWEKTDKAAQLRDAAGL, from the coding sequence ATGGCTAAACACCTTTTTACGTCCGAGTCAGTCTCTGAAGGACACCCAGATAAAATTGCTGACCAGATTTCTGATGCGGTTCTCGACGCCATTCTGGAGCAAGATCCAAAAGCGCGTGTCGCTTGTGAGACCTATGTAAAGACCGGCATGGTGTTAGTCGGTGGTGAAATTACCACCAGCGCCTGGGTCGACATCGAAGAAATTACCCGTCGTACCGTGCGTGATATCGGTTATGTCAATTCTGAAATGGGCTTTGACGCTAACTCTTGCGCCGTACTGAGCGCCATTGGCAAGCAATCTCCTGACATCAATCAGGGCGTTGACCGCCGCGATCCGCTGGAACAAGGCGCGGGCGACCAAGGTCTGATGTTCGGTTATGCGACCAACGAAACCGACGTACTGATGCCAGCCCCTGTGACATATGCACACCGTCTGGTCCAGCGCCAGTCAGAGGTTCGCAAGAGCGGTTCTCTGCCGTGGCTGCGCCCAGATGCGAAAAGCCAGGTTACGTTCCTGTACGACGATGGCAAGATTGCTGGTATTGATGCCGTGGTACTGTCTACCCAGCATTCAGAAGACATTAGCCAGAAAGATCTGCATGAAGCGGTGATGGAAGAGATCATCAAACCAGTTCTGCCTGCTGAGTGGTTGTCTGCCAACACCAAATATTTCATCAACCCAACCGGACGCTTTGTTATCGGCGGCCCAATGGGTGACTGCGGCCTGACGGGTCGTAAAATCATCGTTGATACCTACGGCGGCGCAGCACGTCACGGTGGCGGTGCGTTCTCTGGTAAGGATCCGTCTAAAGTAGACCGTTCTGCTGCCTATGCTGCACGCTATGTTGCCAAGAATATCGTGGCCGCGGGTCTGGCCGATCGCTGCGAGATTCAGGTGTCCTACGCTATCGGCGTAGCGGAACCGACGTCCATCATGATCGAGACCTTCGGCACAGAGAAAGTGTCTACCGAGCAACTGACGCTGCTAGTGCGCGAATTCTTCGATCTTCGTCCTTACGGCTTAATCCAGATGCTGGATCTGCTGCATCCGATTTATCAGGAAACGGCAGCCTATGGTCACTTTGGCCGTGAACATTTCCCATGGGAAAAAACGGACAAAGCCGCGCAGTTGCGTGACGCTGCCGGTCTGTAA
- the gshB gene encoding glutathione synthase produces the protein MIKLGIVMDPIDTINIKKDTSFAMLLEAQRRGWELHYMEMNDLYMHAGVARATTRRLSVQYDYDGWYDFSGELDIALEELDVVLMRKDPPFDTEFIYATYILERAEEKGTLIVNKPQSLRDCNEKLFTAWFPHLTPDTLVTRRADKLRQFHEKHGDVILKPLDGMGGASIFRLKQDDANVSVIIETLTEHASRYCMAQNYLPAIKDGDKRVLVVDGEPVPYCLARIPKSGETRGNLAAGGRGEARPLTESDWKIARDVAPTLKAKGLIFVGLDIIGDRLTEINVTSPTCVREIEAAYPDVSITGMLMDAIEKRLAARTR, from the coding sequence ATGATCAAACTCGGTATCGTGATGGACCCGATTGACACCATCAATATCAAGAAAGACACCAGCTTTGCCATGCTGCTGGAAGCACAGCGCCGTGGTTGGGAATTACACTATATGGAGATGAACGATCTCTATATGCATGCTGGGGTCGCGCGAGCAACAACGCGCCGCCTGAGTGTCCAGTACGACTACGACGGCTGGTACGATTTCTCTGGCGAGCTGGATATCGCGCTGGAAGAGTTGGATGTGGTGTTGATGCGTAAAGATCCACCGTTCGATACGGAGTTCATCTACGCCACCTATATCCTGGAACGCGCAGAAGAGAAAGGCACGCTGATCGTCAACAAGCCGCAAAGCCTGCGTGATTGCAATGAGAAACTCTTCACGGCCTGGTTCCCACATCTGACACCCGATACGCTCGTCACACGTCGTGCAGACAAACTGCGTCAGTTCCATGAAAAGCACGGCGACGTTATTCTCAAACCGCTGGACGGCATGGGCGGCGCGTCTATTTTCCGTTTGAAGCAGGATGACGCCAACGTCTCTGTCATCATCGAAACCCTGACCGAGCACGCCAGCCGCTACTGCATGGCGCAAAATTACTTGCCTGCGATTAAAGACGGCGACAAGCGCGTGCTGGTTGTCGATGGAGAACCCGTTCCCTACTGCCTGGCGCGTATTCCCAAAAGCGGTGAAACACGCGGCAATCTGGCAGCCGGTGGTCGCGGCGAAGCACGTCCGCTGACCGAAAGCGACTGGAAAATCGCTCGCGACGTCGCACCAACGTTAAAAGCCAAAGGCCTCATTTTCGTTGGTTTGGACATCATCGGTGACCGCCTGACAGAAATTAACGTCACCAGCCCGACCTGCGTGCGTGAAATCGAAGCGGCCTACCCGGACGTGTCCATCACTGGCATGCTGATGGATGCCATTGAAAAACGTCTGGCTGCACGTACCCGCTAA
- the endA gene encoding deoxyribonuclease I: MLRKILAIAAVGAGLFSATAQSQNINNFSQAKAAAVDINRDAPGSFYCGCKITWQGKKGTPDLESCGYQVRKNEQRASRIEWEHVVPAWQFGHQRQCWQDGGRKNCNSDPAYREMETDLHNLQPAIGEVNGDRGNAMYGQWNGGASQYGQCEMKVDFKNNLAEPPTRARGQIARTYFYMRDRYQLRLSSQQTQLFEAWDKQYPVTQWECTRNQRIAAKQGNPNPYVQQACQR; this comes from the coding sequence ATGCTACGCAAAATTCTCGCTATCGCCGCCGTTGGCGCGGGTCTGTTTTCGGCCACCGCACAGAGTCAAAACATCAATAATTTTTCGCAGGCAAAAGCCGCCGCTGTCGACATTAATCGCGATGCGCCGGGGTCGTTCTACTGCGGCTGTAAAATTACGTGGCAGGGCAAGAAAGGTACACCCGATCTGGAATCCTGCGGTTATCAGGTCAGAAAGAATGAACAACGTGCCAGCCGCATTGAGTGGGAGCACGTTGTTCCCGCCTGGCAGTTCGGCCACCAGCGCCAGTGCTGGCAGGATGGCGGCAGAAAGAACTGTAACAGCGACCCCGCCTACCGTGAGATGGAAACGGATCTGCATAACCTGCAACCCGCTATCGGTGAGGTTAACGGCGATCGCGGCAATGCCATGTATGGCCAGTGGAACGGTGGTGCATCCCAGTATGGTCAATGCGAGATGAAGGTCGATTTCAAAAACAATCTGGCAGAGCCACCGACTCGCGCCCGCGGCCAGATCGCACGCACCTATTTCTACATGCGCGACCGCTATCAGTTACGCCTTTCTAGCCAGCAGACTCAGCTCTTTGAAGCCTGGGATAAGCAGTACCCCGTCACGCAATGGGAATGTACCCGCAATCAGCGCATCGCCGCAAAACAGGGAAACCCTAATCCCTACGTTCAACAGGCTTGCCAGCGCTAA
- the speA gene encoding biosynthetic arginine decarboxylase, which produces MSDDMIHHGSSATGKHENLRSMQEVAMNDRNASEMLRTYNIAWWGNNYYDVNELGHISVCPDPDVPEARVDLARLVKDMQRDNHQRLPALFCFPQILQHRLRSINAAFKQARESFGYEGGYFLVYPIKVNQHRRVIESLANSGEPLGLEAGSKAELMAVLGHAGMTRTVIVCNGYKDREYIRLALIGEKLGHKVYLVIEKMSEIRLVLEEAERLNVVPRLGVRARLASQGSGKWQSSGGEKSKFGLAAVQVLQLVEMLREAGKLDSLQLLHFHLGSQLANIRDIATGVRESARFYVELHKLGVNIQCFDVGGGLGVDYEGTRSQSDCSVNYGLNEYANNVIWGIGDACNEHGLPHPTVITESGRAVTAHHTVLVSNIIGVERNEFSEPTEPEEDAPRALESLWSTWKEIKQPGKRRSLREWLHDSQMDLHDVHTQYTHGMLDLTQRAKAEQLYLSICQLIQEQLDPSNRAHRPVIDELQERMADKLYVNFSLFQSMPDAWGIDQLFPVLPLEGLDKPPERRAVLLDITCDSDGTIDHYVDGDGIATTMPMPPYDPENPPLLGFFMVGAYQEILGNMHNLFGDTSTVDVFVFQDGTVEIEESDEGNTVADMLEYVQLDPKVLMTRFRDQVKETDLDAELQAQFMEEFETGLYGYTYLEDE; this is translated from the coding sequence ATGTCTGACGACATGATTCATCACGGCTCGTCAGCGACGGGTAAACATGAAAATTTGCGCTCTATGCAGGAGGTTGCCATGAATGACCGTAATGCCAGCGAAATGCTTCGTACCTACAATATTGCCTGGTGGGGCAATAATTATTATGACGTCAATGAATTAGGCCACATTAGCGTGTGTCCAGACCCCGACGTCCCAGAAGCCCGCGTCGATCTGGCCAGATTGGTCAAAGATATGCAGAGAGATAACCATCAGCGCCTGCCTGCGCTGTTCTGTTTTCCGCAAATTCTTCAGCATCGCCTACGCTCGATTAACGCGGCGTTTAAACAGGCTCGCGAATCGTTTGGCTATGAAGGCGGCTATTTTCTGGTTTATCCGATCAAGGTTAATCAGCATCGTCGCGTCATTGAGTCATTGGCTAATTCCGGTGAGCCGCTGGGTCTGGAGGCGGGTTCAAAAGCTGAACTGATGGCGGTACTGGGCCACGCGGGTATGACCCGTACCGTCATTGTGTGTAACGGCTACAAAGATCGCGAATATATCCGTCTGGCACTGATCGGCGAAAAGCTGGGCCACAAGGTTTATCTGGTCATCGAGAAGATGTCTGAAATCCGACTGGTGCTGGAAGAGGCGGAACGTTTGAATGTGGTGCCACGCCTCGGCGTTCGCGCACGTCTCGCGTCTCAGGGATCGGGTAAATGGCAATCCAGCGGCGGCGAAAAATCCAAATTTGGTCTGGCGGCGGTTCAGGTACTGCAACTGGTTGAGATGCTGCGTGAGGCTGGGAAATTAGATAGCCTGCAACTGCTGCATTTCCATTTGGGATCGCAGTTGGCGAATATCCGTGATATCGCGACGGGCGTGCGTGAGTCTGCGCGCTTCTATGTCGAGCTGCATAAGCTGGGCGTGAATATCCAGTGCTTTGACGTTGGTGGCGGTTTGGGGGTGGATTATGAAGGAACCCGTTCCCAGTCTGACTGTTCAGTTAACTATGGTCTGAACGAGTACGCTAACAACGTGATTTGGGGCATCGGCGACGCCTGTAACGAGCACGGGTTACCGCATCCGACGGTTATCACCGAATCTGGCCGTGCGGTCACCGCACACCATACCGTGTTGGTTTCCAATATTATCGGTGTTGAACGTAACGAATTCAGCGAACCTACCGAGCCAGAAGAAGACGCTCCGCGTGCGTTGGAGAGCCTGTGGTCAACTTGGAAAGAAATCAAACAGCCGGGGAAACGCCGTTCGCTGCGTGAGTGGTTGCATGACAGCCAAATGGACTTGCATGATGTGCATACCCAGTACACGCACGGCATGTTGGACCTGACGCAGCGTGCAAAAGCAGAACAGCTTTATCTGAGCATCTGTCAGTTGATTCAGGAACAACTGGATCCGAGCAATCGAGCGCATCGACCAGTGATTGATGAATTACAGGAACGCATGGCTGACAAGCTGTATGTCAACTTCTCGCTGTTCCAATCCATGCCGGATGCATGGGGTATCGATCAACTGTTTCCGGTACTGCCGCTGGAAGGATTGGATAAGCCGCCTGAGCGTCGTGCTGTCCTGCTGGATATTACCTGTGATTCCGATGGCACGATCGATCATTATGTCGATGGCGATGGGATCGCGACGACGATGCCAATGCCGCCTTACGATCCGGAAAACCCGCCGCTGTTAGGCTTCTTTATGGTGGGTGCCTATCAGGAAATTCTGGGTAACATGCATAATCTGTTTGGCGATACGTCGACCGTTGACGTGTTTGTCTTCCAGGACGGCACCGTTGAGATTGAAGAGTCTGACGAAGGGAATACGGTTGCCGATATGCTGGAATATGTGCAGCTTGACCCCAAAGTGTTGATGACCCGTTTCCGCGATCAGGTGAAAGAAACCGACCTTGATGCTGAACTTCAAGCGCAGTTCATGGAAGAGTTTGAAACCGGGCTGTATGGCTATACTTATTTAGAAGATGAATAA
- the epd gene encoding erythrose-4-phosphate dehydrogenase, translating to MTIRIAINGFGRIGRSVLRALYESGRRAEITVVAINELASAEGMAHLLKYDSSHGRFSWDVRQECDQLYVGDDCIRLLHQAEIQPLPWRELGVDIVLDCSGVYGSREDGEAHLAAGAKKVLFSHPGTTDLDATVVFGVNHHQLESGHRIVSNASCTTNCIIPVIKLLDDAFGIENGTVTTIHSSMNDQPVIDAYHHDLRRTRAASQSIIPVDTKLSAGITRIFPQFVDRFEAISVRVPTINVTAIDLSVSVRKAVNVNEINALLQKSAHESFRGIVDYTELPLVSADFNHDPHSAIVDGTQTRVSGQHLIKTLVWCDNEWGFANRMLDTTRAMAACGF from the coding sequence ATGACGATCCGTATTGCGATAAACGGTTTTGGCCGCATAGGCCGCAGTGTTTTACGTGCATTGTATGAATCGGGCCGCCGAGCCGAGATTACCGTGGTAGCGATTAACGAGCTGGCGAGCGCGGAAGGCATGGCGCATTTGCTCAAGTACGACTCCAGTCACGGTCGTTTTTCGTGGGATGTTCGTCAGGAATGCGACCAGCTTTATGTCGGCGATGATTGTATTCGTCTACTGCATCAGGCAGAGATTCAGCCATTGCCCTGGCGAGAACTCGGTGTAGATATCGTACTGGATTGCAGTGGTGTCTACGGTAGCCGGGAAGATGGGGAAGCCCATTTGGCGGCAGGCGCAAAGAAAGTGCTGTTTTCTCACCCGGGAACGACGGATTTGGATGCCACAGTGGTGTTCGGCGTCAATCACCATCAGTTGGAAAGCGGGCACCGCATTGTTTCAAATGCGTCCTGCACGACCAACTGTATTATCCCGGTGATCAAGCTGCTGGATGATGCCTTCGGTATCGAGAATGGGACGGTGACGACGATCCACTCATCGATGAACGATCAGCCGGTGATCGATGCTTACCATCACGACCTGCGGCGTACACGCGCTGCCAGTCAGTCGATCATTCCGGTAGATACCAAACTGTCGGCAGGGATCACCCGTATTTTTCCGCAGTTTGTCGATCGTTTTGAGGCGATCTCGGTGCGGGTGCCGACGATTAACGTCACGGCAATTGACCTGAGCGTTAGCGTCAGGAAAGCCGTAAACGTGAATGAAATTAATGCACTATTGCAAAAATCAGCGCATGAGTCGTTTCGTGGTATAGTTGATTATACTGAATTGCCGCTGGTGTCGGCTGATTTTAACCACGATCCGCACAGTGCCATTGTTGACGGCACGCAGACTCGGGTCAGTGGTCAGCACCTGATTAAAACATTAGTCTGGTGCGATAACGAATGGGGCTTTGCCAACCGGATGTTGGATACAACACGGGCGATGGCAGCCTGCGGTTTCTAG
- a CDS encoding SprT family zinc-dependent metalloprotease, with protein sequence MNTPRIPIASHQAVMRCLRDKLQQANLTLQADYAEPTVNYQQRGSTAGTAWLQHWEIRLNPILLQENQQTFIDEVVPHELAHLLVYARFGRVAPHGKEWRWMMENVLHVPAKRTHRFAVQSVQGKTFTYLCDCQRHELTIRRHNRVQRGETEYRCRRCGKTLRHDVTNSI encoded by the coding sequence ATGAACACTCCCCGAATCCCCATTGCCAGCCATCAGGCTGTGATGCGCTGCCTGCGTGATAAGTTGCAGCAGGCCAATCTCACCTTGCAGGCCGACTACGCTGAACCCACGGTGAACTACCAGCAACGCGGTTCAACCGCAGGAACAGCCTGGCTACAACACTGGGAAATTCGGCTGAATCCCATTTTGTTGCAGGAAAATCAGCAGACTTTTATCGATGAAGTCGTTCCTCATGAGCTGGCTCATCTGCTGGTCTACGCGCGTTTTGGTCGTGTCGCTCCCCATGGCAAAGAGTGGCGCTGGATGATGGAAAACGTCCTGCACGTCCCGGCGAAACGCACGCATCGGTTTGCCGTGCAATCCGTGCAGGGGAAAACCTTCACCTACCTCTGCGATTGCCAACGGCATGAGCTCACAATCCGTCGACACAATCGGGTACAACGTGGTGAAACAGAATATCGCTGCCGTCGTTGCGGGAAAACATTACGTCATGATGTAACAAATTCTATTTAA
- the rsmE gene encoding 16S rRNA (uracil(1498)-N(3))-methyltransferase — protein MRVPRIFHPETLPLNGGEVELSDDAANHVGRVLRMNTGQSLQLFDGSNHVFDAEIIAAGKKSVRVSVTAGKLEDKESPLHLHLGQVMSRGEKMEFTIQKSIELGVNVITPLLSERCGVKLDADRMEKKISQWQKIAVAACEQSGRNCVPLVRPAMTLEAWCAEQDNALKLNLHPRATQSINTLPLPVDRVRLLIGPEGGLTASEITMTSEHGFTDILLGPRVLRTETTALTAMTALQVRFGDLG, from the coding sequence ATGCGAGTACCACGCATTTTTCATCCCGAAACACTCCCCCTTAACGGTGGTGAAGTCGAACTGAGCGACGATGCCGCCAACCATGTCGGTCGCGTGTTACGCATGAATACGGGTCAGTCATTGCAGCTATTTGATGGCAGCAATCATGTCTTTGATGCAGAAATCATCGCGGCTGGAAAAAAGAGTGTGCGCGTTAGCGTCACAGCAGGTAAGTTGGAAGACAAAGAATCTCCCCTGCATTTGCATCTGGGACAGGTGATGTCGCGCGGCGAAAAGATGGAATTTACCATTCAGAAATCCATCGAGCTGGGCGTCAATGTTATTACGCCGCTGCTGTCTGAACGCTGTGGCGTAAAACTGGATGCAGACCGTATGGAGAAGAAAATTAGCCAGTGGCAAAAAATCGCGGTTGCCGCCTGTGAACAGTCTGGTCGCAACTGTGTGCCGCTGGTTCGGCCAGCGATGACGCTGGAAGCCTGGTGTGCGGAGCAAGACAACGCGCTGAAATTGAATCTGCACCCACGTGCTACACAGAGTATCAATACGCTACCGCTGCCGGTAGATCGGGTTAGGTTGCTGATCGGCCCAGAAGGCGGACTCACCGCCAGTGAAATTACCATGACCTCAGAACACGGATTCACTGATATCCTGTTGGGGCCACGCGTTTTGCGCACAGAAACCACTGCACTCACCGCCATGACCGCCTTACAGGTACGTTTCGGCGATTTGGGGTAA